The genomic interval ACATCTCGTCGGCCGAGTAGCTGATACGATCACTCGTTTTGGGTACGAAGAGGGATACTTCGTCGATGAAAACGAGGCAGACGTTTTTAATCACGAACTTAAATACATACTTGCCTCACAGCGTGCGGCTTTTAACTCGCCGGTCTGGTTCAACATCGGCGTTATGGACAGGGCACAACAATCGAGCGCCTGCTTCATTCTCAACGTTGAGGACGATATGCCATCGATTCTGCACTGGTACTATGAGGAAGGCATGATCTTTAAGGGCGGATCAGGTGCTGGTGTCAACTTGAGCAAGGTCCGTTCGTCGTACGAATCGCTTAGCAACAGCGGTGGCAAAGCCTCAGGTCCGGTCAGCTTTATGCGTGGTGCCGACTCAGTCGCTGGTTCAATCGCCAGCGGCGGTAAGACTCGCCGAGCTGCCAAGATGGTCATTCTAGACGTTGATCACCCGGATGTAGAGGAGTTCATCTGGTCGAAAGCTCGCGAGGAGCGTAAGGCCCGTGTTCTCGAACAGGCCGGCTTCGATATGAGTTTGAACGGTAAGGACGCTATCTCCATCCAGTATCAGAATGCCAACAACTCAGTTCGTGTGACAGACGACTTTATGAAGGCGGTCGTCAACGACGACGACTGGCAGTTAAGAGGGGTCACTAACGGCAAGATCTACAAAACACTGAAGGCCCGTGAGCTCTTCCGCGAAATCGCCGAAGCAGCTTGGGAGTGTGCGGATCCTGGCATGCAGTTTCATACCACCATCAATGACTGGCACACTACGCCGAATGTTGGTGATATCCAAGGCTCTAATCCTTGCTCTGAATACATGCACCTCAACAATTCGTCATGTAACCTCTCCAGTATTAACCTGCTGAAGTATCTCAGGAAAGATGGCACTTTCGATGTTGAAGCCTACGAGCACACAATCGACGTGATGTTTATTGCTCAGGAGATCCTGGTTGGTTACTCTAGCTATCCGACTGAGAAGATCGCTGAAACCTCCCGTGCCTATCGCCAACTCGGTCTTGGTTATGCCAACCTCGGTGCTTTGCTGATGGCTAAAGGGCTTCCCTATGATTCAGAAGAGGGTCGTGGGTGGGCTGCTGCCCTAACCGCCTTAATGACTGGTCGTGCTTACGCAACTAGCGCTCGTGTTGCTCACCGAGTTGGACCGTTTGATGGCTACCAGCGCGACAAGGAAGGTATGCTGAGAGTCCTCAGAAAGCACCGACAGGCTGTTTCGAGCATCAGCGCCGCATTGGTACCAGAAGACCTTCTCAGCGCAGCCGCAAGCTCCTGGGATGAGGCAGTCGAAATGGGCGCTAAGTATGGTGTTCGCAACGCACAAGCCTCATTGCTAGCTCCAACTGGCACTATCGCACTAATGATGGACTGCGACACAACCGGCATCGAACCGGACCTCGGCCTCGTTAAGGTCAAAAACTTAGTTGGTGGCGGTACAATGTACATCGTTAATCAGACTGTCCCGCGAGCCCTAAAAGTGTTGGGATATAGCCGTGAGGAAGCAGAAGATATCGTTAACTTCATCAATGAAGAGAAGACGATCATCGGTGCGCCGCACCTAAAGCCTGAGCATCTCGATGTTTTTGCCTGCTCGATGGGGGAGAATTCTATCCACTACCTCGGCCACGTCAAGATGATGGCTGCCGTCCAGCCCTTCCTCTCGGGCGCTATTAGTAAGACAGTCAATATGCCAGAAGATGTAACCGTTGAAGACGTTGAGCAGATTCACATAGACGCATGGAAGATGGGTCTTAAGGCTGTTGCTATCTATCGTGACAACTGTAAGGTTGCTCAACCGCTGGCGATGGCCAAGAAAGAAGGATCAGAAGGAAGTGATGCTACAGCGCAGGCAGCAGCCGAGAAGGTTATTGTAGCCGGACCGGCCGTGGCCAGAGATCTACCCCGCCAACGGCGAGCGCGAACGTACGAATTCCACGTCGCCGATCTAACTGGTTTTATGACGGTCGGGGAGTATGAAGACGGTTCACCAGGGGAACTCTTTATCAAGGTCGCCAAGCAGGGCTCTACCTTGGCTGGCGTAATGGACTCGCTGGCCCTCTCGATTAGTCACGGTCTACGGCATGGTGTCCCGCTGAGGGCCTACACCAAGGCATTCGTCAACCAGACCTTCGCACCAGCCGGTATGACCGACGATCCGGAGATTGCCACAACGACCAGCTTGATCGACTATATCTTCCGCCGACTAGCTCAGGACTATTTGAGCTTTGACGATCGGCTGGAACTTGGCTTGATATCTCCCGAGGCTTTCAAGGAACAGCAGCAGAGCCTTCTGGAACAGGACAGTCTGCAACCATCGGAGACTGTCAAGCAAGCCGTCCAAGAGCCGCAAGGTATCGAAAAGAGCCCATCTGAGAAAGCAGTCGATATGAAGCCGCTTAAGACCGAGGCCAATGCCCAGCTATGCTCCTCATGCGGCAACGTCATGCAGCGAGCCGGTACCTGCTTTGTCTGCACAACCTGTGGTAGCACCAGCGGCTGTAGCTAAACTCTTAATCCCGTCTGGTATAATAGTCGGTAATGAAAGTGATGGTCTTATACAGATCAAACTCGGAGTCGGATCGCCAGACGAGTGACTTTCTTCACGACTATGAGCGCCAGACGGGGAAGACTATTCAGGCTGTTAACGCCGATGATGTTGAAGGATCGCAGACAGCAGACCTCTATGAGGTTGTCAACTATCCGGCCATTATCGTGACAGCCGATGACGGTAGCCTGATCAAGATCTGGCAAGGTCCGCAACTGCCAACTATCAGCGAGGTCTCTTATTACGCCGCCACTAACGCTTAGTTGAGTTTTGCTAACAGGGGCAGTATAATGATGGGTAGATGCGTTCCGCGAGATGCGGATGGAGTGGTTATCAGCCACGAAGCAGTGGGAAGAAATTATGCCTTGAGCATGAGACTAGAACCCGCCGGGAGAGCCCGTCACAGCCCTGAACGAAGCGTCGAAGAGTCATCTCTTTGGAAACTGGATGGTACCGCCCGGAAAGTCACGGGTTCCAGTGTCAACGAGATGACTTTTTATGTAAATAAAGGGCAGTGACATGAGATTCAAGAAAGGCACCCGTAGAGCACCGATCGAGTACGAGAACGATCTCGTTAAGTACTGGCGTGACAATAAAACTTTCGAAAAGTCCGTTGAGATGCGGCCAAAGGATAATGGCTACGTCTTTTACGACGGCCCTCCTTTCATTACGGGCATACCGCACACCGGCACACTGCTTTCCTCGATCGTCAAAGACGCTGTCCCTCGCTACTGGACGATGAAGGGCAGGCGGGTTGAGCGTGTCTGGGGTTGGGACTGTCACGGTCTGCCGGCCGAAGTCTTCACTGAACAGAAACTCGGCATTAAAGACCGTCGCGATATAGGTACTAAGGTTGATCTCGAGACCTATGTCACCACCTGTCGTGACAACATGGTTCTAACTGGCTCTCTCTGGGAAGATACCATCGCACGGATCGGCCGTTGGGTAGACTTCAAAGGCGCCTACAAAACGATGGACAAGGAGTACATGGAGTCTGTCTGGTGGGCTTTTAAGAAACTCTACGAAGCCGGCAAGATCTACGAAGGCGAGAAAGTACTCCTTTACTGTACGCGTGACGCCACACCAATCTCGAAAGCCGAGGTGGCTATGGATAACTCGTACGAAGATGATACTGACCCATCTGTTTATATAAAGTTTAAGGTTAGGGGCGCAGACTATTACCTTTTGGCCTGGACGACTACGCCGTGGACTCTACCGGCTAACGTTGCGGTCGCCGTCAACAGCGAGCTTGAGTATGCTGAGGTTGAAGTTGACGGTGAAAAGTTTGTGCTTGCCAAAGAACTACTAGACAAAGTACTGACTGACGAGAAGCATCGTACCATACCGTATAAGATGCTTCGTACGATCAAGGGCAGTGAACTAGTTGGCCTGGAAGTTGAACCGCTTTTTGAAAGCAGAGGTAAGGGCGCGCACGTCGTCTACGACGAGAGCTATGTCAACCTTGGGGAAGGTACCGGTATTGTGCATTCCGCTCCAGCGTACGGCGAAGAGGACTTCCTAATGGCTAAGGCCGAGGGTATACCGATAGTCTCCAACATCGATGACAATGGTTTTTATACCTCAGGTGAGTGGAGAGGGGAGTATGTCTGGGATGCGAACAAGGAGATTGCCAAAGAGCTTCATAAACGGGGGGTGATCTGGAAGATTGAGTACGTCACCCACGCCTATCCGCATTGCCATCGTTGTGGCACTAAGCTGATGTATCGTGCCCATCCTAGCTGGTTTATGGACGTCGAAGGACAGCGCCAGAAGATGCTTGAACTCAATGGTGACATCAACTGGTTTCCACCACACATAAAGCACGGCCGCTTTGAAAAGACGGTCGAAAGCGCTCCGGACTGGAACCTGAGCCGAGACCGTTTCTGGGCCACCGCCATGCCGGTCTGGAAAGGAAAGGACAAGAGCGGTAACGAGCACATCAAAGTCGTCGGCAGTTATGCTGAGCTCGAAGAGCTATCAGGAGCTAAACTCAATGACTACCATCGGCCGTGGATTGACGATGTTACCTTCACAATCGACGGAGTCCGTTACAAACGTATCGACAAAGTGCTCGACTGTTGGTTTGAGAGTGGCTCAATGCCTTTTGCTCAATTTCACTATCCGTTCGAGAACGTTGAGAAGTTTGAGCAAGACTTTCCGGGTGATTTCATTGTTGAGTATGTCGGCCAGGTCAGAGCCTGGTTTTACTACCTTCACACTGTCAGCACGGGCCTCTTTAATAACCGGGCTTTCACTAATGTCATCGTAACTGGTACGGTCGCAGGCAACGATGGCCGGAAGATGAGCAAGCATTTCAACAACTTTACCGATCCGAATCTCTTGATGGATGAGTATTCGGCAGATGCGCTCCGCTTCCTGCTACTCGCGTCGCCAGTACTAAACGGCGAGGACTACTCACTCGTTGATCGAGACGTTGCTAATGTCGCCCGCAAATTAAGTATGGTCTGGAACATGTTCGACTTCTTTACGCTCTATGCCGAAGTCGATAAGTGGGAGTGGGATGGTAAGCTCGAGGATCCGAGCGACGATCTGTCCAACCCGCTTGACATGTGGATCGTCTCAAGGCTGCATCAATTAGGGGCTGAAGTAGAGAGATATATGGATGGCTACGATCTTCCCAATGCCGTTAAACCGATCCTTCCGTTCCTTGATGACGCCTCAAACTGGTATGTCCGTCGCTCAAGGCGTCGTTTCTGGAAGAGCGGCGATGATGCGGACAAACAGGCAGCCTACAAGGTCCTGCACTACGTGCTCGTTAAGTTGGCCCACATCCTTGCTCCGTTCGTTCCGTTTATGGCAGAAGAACTCTACCAGAAGCTCACGGGCGGGGAGTCAGTTCATCTTGAGGACTGGCCAGAGATGGGGCATGTCAACGAGTTGGTTCTGCAGCAGATGGCTGATATCCGGCTCGGGATCGAAGAAGGCCTGTCGCAACGGGCAAGTGCCGGCTTAAAGGTTCGTCAGCCGCTTAAGTCAGTGAAGCTTTACATCACTCATCTCCCGGACGACACTGATACGCTTGAGCAATACAGGCAGATTGCCCAAGAAGAGCTCAACGTCAAGGAGGCAGAGCTTCTTAAGGTCGTGGGCACACGAAAAATCACTGAGATAGACGTCAAAGTTACCGACGACTTGAAACGGGAAGGTCTGGCCCGTGAACTGATCCGCAGTATCCAGACCCTTCGCAAGGAATCAGGTCTCAACGTTGATGATCGGATCAAGCTTCGGGTCGAAACTGCCAAGGATGACGCTGTCATGGGACATGCTCTCAAGGAGTTTAAGGAAGTGATTGACAGTGAGGTACTTGCGGTTGGCCATCTTGCCAAAGATGATAAGGAACTGGCGGCCAAAGAATACAATGTCGATGGTCATGTGGCCAAAGTAGCCCTTCAGAAACATGCATAGCTGATCTTACTGCCAAAGATGAGTGGTTTGGACGCCGATCTATGCCAAAAACAGTGTCTTTACAGAGATGAGCTAATCTGGTAGGATAGAACCAATCAATTATTCTTAAGTTGGATCTTAGAACGTGAAAGCAGTAATTGAAGTCGGTAACAAACAGTACATTGTCGCCAAGGGCGATAAGATTGAGATTGACCTTTTGCCGGCTGGTACTAAGAAGTTGACCCTCGAACCGTTGATGGTTTTCGACGAGAATAATATCAAGGTGGGTACTCCTAAAGTGGATGGGGCAAAAGTAGAAGCTAAAGTTCTCGAAGAGAGAGTCTTGGGTGAGAAGCTCCAAGTTGTTCGTTTCAAAGCCAAGAAACGCGTTAAGAAGATTAGCGGTCATCGCCAAAAACACAGCCTGATCGAAATTAGTTCGGTCGCTTAACATTCCCAGATACATCAGCTAGGTGTCGGGTCTATCTTTAATATTCGTGCTCGACCTGTTACGATTAAGAGGTATAGAGCGTGAAATGAGGGCGTAAAAACATACACATGACTGCAAAAGTAATTGCCATCACCAATCAAAAGGGGGGTGTTGGCAAGACAACTACCGGGATTAACCTTGCCTACAATTTAGCCAAACGAGGTAAAAACGTTCTCTTGGTGGATTTCGATCCTCAGGGTAACGCTACAAGTGGGCTCGGTTTCAATAAACAGAGTCTGGCCCACACAATTGGTGATGTCGTAACAGGTAAGATACAGGCTCGTCAGGCAATTCTAACGACAGACTATGAACATTTGGCTCTTCTGCCGGCAACACCACACCTCGCCAATACTGAAGTAGAGATGACTTCTCAGGAGAACCGTTTTACGAGGCTCAGGCAGGCTCTGGAAAGCTTGGAGTATGATCTGGTACTGATAGATTGTCCTCCCGCTCTTAGTCTCCTAACAGTCAACGCGTTGGTTGCGGCTAGGTACTTGATATTACCAGTACAGGCCGAGTTCTATGCTCTGGAAGGATTAAGCCAACTCTTGGAGACTGTCCAACTAATTCGCCAGGGTGCCAACCAGAACCTAGAGCTTCTCGGGGTGGTCATGACGATGTACGACTCCCGGACGACTCTTTCTAAGCAGGTTTTTGATGAAGTTACCAAACACTTCCCAGATAAAGTCTTCCATACTGTTATCCCACGCAATATCCGCTTAGCCGAGGCGCCGAGTCACGGTGTGCCGGTGGCGGTGTACGATAAGTGGTCAAAAGGTGCACGTGCCTATAAGCAACTGGCAAAGGAGGTAGCTGAACGTGTCGGTTAAACGAGGACTTGGCAGAGGCTTTGATGCGTTGATACCAACGCACCTGATTGAAGATGCCTTTGACCCCACCAGTCAGCAAGATCAAAAGATCTCCCAAACAAAAGATATGTCTATCGATAAGGTCATGCCCAACCCTAATCAGCCCAGAAAAGAGTTCAATGAAGACTCATTGCAGGAACTGGCTAGCTCAATTAAGACTCATGGTATCTTGCTGCCGCTAATCGTGGCGCCCCATCGCTCGAAGAATGGCACATATATGATTATTGCGGGCGAGAGGCGCTGGCGAGCGGCTAAGATTGCTGGTTTGAAGAACGTACCGGTTCTGGTACGAAGTATCACCGACCAGCAGAAGTTAGAGCTGGCTTTGATTGAGAACCTACAGCGAGAGGATCTTAATCCCTTGGAGACTGCAACAGCCTATCTTAAGCTCCACGAGCAGTTCAACATCACTTACGACGAGATCTCCAAACGGGTGGGGCGGGCAATGAGCACCATCAGCAATAACCTACGCCTTCTCGGTCTACCTCCGGCTGCCAAACAGGCATTGATTGATAGACGAATAACTGAAGGCCATGCTCGGACTATTCTTTCTATTAAAGAACCGGATATCCAGCAAGAACTACTCGACTTAATCATCCAAAATGGTTGGTCTGTTCGGAAAGCAGAGCAGTTTGTTATTGGCTATCGTGAGGGTCGGAAGAACAAAGTAACCGCAGTCGCTAAGACGCGGGTTGAGAACGAATATACTGTGAACCTTCAGAAGCGACTTGGCACCCAGGTGACCATCAAGAATATGGCCAAGGGTGGCCAGTTGATGATCAGCTTCAAGAGCGACGAAGATCTCGCCCGGATCACGAAGCTACTGGGATCTTAGAAGAAGTGGACTTCATTGAGCGGGTAAACTCGAAGAACCATCTGCCCGATGATCTGGCTGCTCGGTACGGTACCTAGACCAAAGCGAGAGTCGTATGATCCGCCAAGTGCGCGGTTATCGCCACATACAAAGAACTGATCTTTCGGGACGACTTCATTGACGCTGCCTGCAGATGGAGCAAGATGAAGCCCGATTGCTTGGTTAACGTTGAAGCCTTTCGGGTTCTGTTTGTTAAAGACCGTGACGACGCCGTTCTTCACAACGACTCGCTCGCCAGGAAGACCGATAACGCGTTTAATGAGCTGTTCGGGAGATCCGCTTGGCCCAATGAGTGAACTGTTAAAGACGATGATGTCGCCACGCTTGGGGATATATGGGTGGCCTGTAATATCGGCAATGGTCTTCGGGATTTTGTTAATGATAAGCCGGTTGTTGTTTTGTAGAGTGGGCATCATGCTCGTTCCATCGACGTAATAGGACTGGAAGAGGAAGACGTTTATTAATACTGCCAAAACGACGACCGCAGCGATAAACGATACGACGGAGGCAAATCCTTTAAGGGCCACCATCATAGGTGACTGATTCGATGCCGCTTTCTCGTTAGCTTTCTTAGAGGCCTCAGCAGCCATTGATTCGTCTGATAACTTGGCTGATTCGTCGTCTTGGTTCTTGCTATTTTTTAAGTGGTCTTTAGGTTGTGGGGACTGGTCGTTGCTATCTTTCACCACCCCATCATATACTGCGATCTGTAGTTTGTCATCTCAGGTTGTTTTCAGGATGAAGTGGTCAACTAGCATTAATAACTGATAAGGGTTTGCTATAATACAAGCAAGTTTATGGACTTATTGCGATCTCGGACGAGTTTAAGGCGTTTGAAGCTAGGTGACCTATTCCACCTTCTTTTCAATTTGGGCCTTGCTGCCTTGGTCTACCTATTGGTTGCAGTCTGGCAGCTCTACACGCTTGCATTCATTCTTGTCATGATTAGCAAATGGCGAATCTTTGCTGTTCAACCGCGTTTCTGGTTTGCCAATATAGTAGCCAACCTCGTTGATATTATCGTTGGCCTAAGTGTTCTAGTCTTTATATACCAAGCCAGCTCAGCAGCGTGGCTGCAGGTTGTGTGGGCGGTACTCTACGCCATCTGGCTCACTGTCGTAAAGCCCCAGTCAGGGATACGCGGTGTTACTTTCCAGGCAGCTGTCGGACAGTTTGTTGGTCTGACGGCTCTGTTCTGGTATGCGAGTAGTATTCCTGACACGCTTGTCGTGGGCGGTGCATGGCTAGTCAGCTATGCTGCAGCCCGGCAGCTGATTAGTGCCTATGAGGAAGACCTTGTCGACCTCCTAAGTGCCATCTGGGCGTTATTTGTAGCCCAACTAACATGGTTCTTCAATCGTTGGGTCGATGTCTTTGCTTTCCCGCCATCTTCGAACGGTCAACCATCACACGCCTACTTTATCATTCCGCAAGCAGCCGTCGTTATGATAGTCGTCGGTTTTGGTGCTGCTCACTTTTATGATGCGGCTAAGAATAATAAATTGGGAAGCCGACGCACGAATTACACATTTGGTTTTACGGCTATCCTGTTGCTGTTGGTGCTGGTTGTCTCAAAGTGGAATAGTCTAACTTAAATTAAGAAGGGTAGGGTAGTACGTAGTGGCTGACGATAAGAACGAAGATTATAAGAACTGGATGCCGTCTCACAGTGACGAATCATCGCCGAGTGAAAACATGCACAACTTGATGAAGACGCGTTATGGCAAGCGATGGATTGTTTTGGGAGTTCTCATTTTCTGTTTTGCGTCAGGTTTTCTTGGAGCCTGGGCGGCCATTGAAAGTGGTTTTGTTCACTCAAGCAATGACAGCGCCATCATCGGGGGTAAACCTACCCTCATAACCCAACAGAGCCAGCTCTACACCCAGATTGCTCAGGAAGTCTCACCGAGCGTCGTCTCAATCAATACGACTCAGACGACTTCGACCCAGGACTTCTTTGGCTTCTCGACCGGCAACCAAACTTCGCAAGCCTCAGGTACAGGAATTATTATCTCTAAGAATGGCTACATTCTCACTAACAAGCATGTTATCCCAGACGGTACCACGTCAGTTAGTGTCGTCCTTAATAACGGCACCACCTACAATAACGTCCAAGTTGTAGCTAGGGATCCGGGGAACGACCTTGCTTTCTTAAAGATCAGCAACGTTAACAATCTTCAACCGGCTACTATTGGGGACTCAACAACCATCCAAGTTGGCCAGCAGGTAATTGCTATTGGCAATGCGCTTGGCCAGTTCCAGAACACCATCACCCAAGGGATCGTCTCTGGTATCGGTCGACCGATTCAAGCCTCGGACCAAGGTAGCACCAGCTCAGAATCACTCAACGACCTTATCCAGACTGATGCTGCCATCAACCCCGGCAACTCCGGGGGACCATTGCTGAATACCAGTGGCCAAGTGGTTGGCATTGATACGGCTGTAGCTTCCAACGCCCAAGGAATCGGTTTTGCCATTCCGATCAATGATGCCAAAGGCCTGATCGAAAGCGTCATTGCCAACGGCAGTATCAATGTCCCATTTCTAGGAGTTAGCTATGTACCACTCGATGGCCCAACGGCTCAAGAACTGAGTGCCCCGATTAACTATGGCGCGTATGTCTACGCCCA from Candidatus Saccharimonadales bacterium carries:
- a CDS encoding vitamin B12-dependent ribonucleotide reductase, whose translation is HLVGRVADTITRFGYEEGYFVDENEADVFNHELKYILASQRAAFNSPVWFNIGVMDRAQQSSACFILNVEDDMPSILHWYYEEGMIFKGGSGAGVNLSKVRSSYESLSNSGGKASGPVSFMRGADSVAGSIASGGKTRRAAKMVILDVDHPDVEEFIWSKAREERKARVLEQAGFDMSLNGKDAISIQYQNANNSVRVTDDFMKAVVNDDDWQLRGVTNGKIYKTLKARELFREIAEAAWECADPGMQFHTTINDWHTTPNVGDIQGSNPCSEYMHLNNSSCNLSSINLLKYLRKDGTFDVEAYEHTIDVMFIAQEILVGYSSYPTEKIAETSRAYRQLGLGYANLGALLMAKGLPYDSEEGRGWAAALTALMTGRAYATSARVAHRVGPFDGYQRDKEGMLRVLRKHRQAVSSISAALVPEDLLSAAASSWDEAVEMGAKYGVRNAQASLLAPTGTIALMMDCDTTGIEPDLGLVKVKNLVGGGTMYIVNQTVPRALKVLGYSREEAEDIVNFINEEKTIIGAPHLKPEHLDVFACSMGENSIHYLGHVKMMAAVQPFLSGAISKTVNMPEDVTVEDVEQIHIDAWKMGLKAVAIYRDNCKVAQPLAMAKKEGSEGSDATAQAAAEKVIVAGPAVARDLPRQRRARTYEFHVADLTGFMTVGEYEDGSPGELFIKVAKQGSTLAGVMDSLALSISHGLRHGVPLRAYTKAFVNQTFAPAGMTDDPEIATTTSLIDYIFRRLAQDYLSFDDRLELGLISPEAFKEQQQSLLEQDSLQPSETVKQAVQEPQGIEKSPSEKAVDMKPLKTEANAQLCSSCGNVMQRAGTCFVCTTCGSTSGCS
- the ileS gene encoding isoleucine--tRNA ligase; the encoded protein is MRFKKGTRRAPIEYENDLVKYWRDNKTFEKSVEMRPKDNGYVFYDGPPFITGIPHTGTLLSSIVKDAVPRYWTMKGRRVERVWGWDCHGLPAEVFTEQKLGIKDRRDIGTKVDLETYVTTCRDNMVLTGSLWEDTIARIGRWVDFKGAYKTMDKEYMESVWWAFKKLYEAGKIYEGEKVLLYCTRDATPISKAEVAMDNSYEDDTDPSVYIKFKVRGADYYLLAWTTTPWTLPANVAVAVNSELEYAEVEVDGEKFVLAKELLDKVLTDEKHRTIPYKMLRTIKGSELVGLEVEPLFESRGKGAHVVYDESYVNLGEGTGIVHSAPAYGEEDFLMAKAEGIPIVSNIDDNGFYTSGEWRGEYVWDANKEIAKELHKRGVIWKIEYVTHAYPHCHRCGTKLMYRAHPSWFMDVEGQRQKMLELNGDINWFPPHIKHGRFEKTVESAPDWNLSRDRFWATAMPVWKGKDKSGNEHIKVVGSYAELEELSGAKLNDYHRPWIDDVTFTIDGVRYKRIDKVLDCWFESGSMPFAQFHYPFENVEKFEQDFPGDFIVEYVGQVRAWFYYLHTVSTGLFNNRAFTNVIVTGTVAGNDGRKMSKHFNNFTDPNLLMDEYSADALRFLLLASPVLNGEDYSLVDRDVANVARKLSMVWNMFDFFTLYAEVDKWEWDGKLEDPSDDLSNPLDMWIVSRLHQLGAEVERYMDGYDLPNAVKPILPFLDDASNWYVRRSRRRFWKSGDDADKQAAYKVLHYVLVKLAHILAPFVPFMAEELYQKLTGGESVHLEDWPEMGHVNELVLQQMADIRLGIEEGLSQRASAGLKVRQPLKSVKLYITHLPDDTDTLEQYRQIAQEELNVKEAELLKVVGTRKITEIDVKVTDDLKREGLARELIRSIQTLRKESGLNVDDRIKLRVETAKDDAVMGHALKEFKEVIDSEVLAVGHLAKDDKELAAKEYNVDGHVAKVALQKHA
- the rplU gene encoding 50S ribosomal protein L21, coding for MKAVIEVGNKQYIVAKGDKIEIDLLPAGTKKLTLEPLMVFDENNIKVGTPKVDGAKVEAKVLEERVLGEKLQVVRFKAKKRVKKISGHRQKHSLIEISSVA
- a CDS encoding ParA family protein encodes the protein MTAKVIAITNQKGGVGKTTTGINLAYNLAKRGKNVLLVDFDPQGNATSGLGFNKQSLAHTIGDVVTGKIQARQAILTTDYEHLALLPATPHLANTEVEMTSQENRFTRLRQALESLEYDLVLIDCPPALSLLTVNALVAARYLILPVQAEFYALEGLSQLLETVQLIRQGANQNLELLGVVMTMYDSRTTLSKQVFDEVTKHFPDKVFHTVIPRNIRLAEAPSHGVPVAVYDKWSKGARAYKQLAKEVAERVG
- a CDS encoding ParB/RepB/Spo0J family partition protein codes for the protein MSVKRGLGRGFDALIPTHLIEDAFDPTSQQDQKISQTKDMSIDKVMPNPNQPRKEFNEDSLQELASSIKTHGILLPLIVAPHRSKNGTYMIIAGERRWRAAKIAGLKNVPVLVRSITDQQKLELALIENLQREDLNPLETATAYLKLHEQFNITYDEISKRVGRAMSTISNNLRLLGLPPAAKQALIDRRITEGHARTILSIKEPDIQQELLDLIIQNGWSVRKAEQFVIGYREGRKNKVTAVAKTRVENEYTVNLQKRLGTQVTIKNMAKGGQLMISFKSDEDLARITKLLGS
- the lepB gene encoding signal peptidase I, whose amino-acid sequence is MKDSNDQSPQPKDHLKNSKNQDDESAKLSDESMAAEASKKANEKAASNQSPMMVALKGFASVVSFIAAVVVLAVLINVFLFQSYYVDGTSMMPTLQNNNRLIINKIPKTIADITGHPYIPKRGDIIVFNSSLIGPSGSPEQLIKRVIGLPGERVVVKNGVVTVFNKQNPKGFNVNQAIGLHLAPSAGSVNEVVPKDQFFVCGDNRALGGSYDSRFGLGTVPSSQIIGQMVLRVYPLNEVHFF
- a CDS encoding trypsin-like peptidase domain-containing protein; its protein translation is MADDKNEDYKNWMPSHSDESSPSENMHNLMKTRYGKRWIVLGVLIFCFASGFLGAWAAIESGFVHSSNDSAIIGGKPTLITQQSQLYTQIAQEVSPSVVSINTTQTTSTQDFFGFSTGNQTSQASGTGIIISKNGYILTNKHVIPDGTTSVSVVLNNGTTYNNVQVVARDPGNDLAFLKISNVNNLQPATIGDSTTIQVGQQVIAIGNALGQFQNTITQGIVSGIGRPIQASDQGSTSSESLNDLIQTDAAINPGNSGGPLLNTSGQVVGIDTAVASNAQGIGFAIPINDAKGLIESVIANGSINVPFLGVSYVPLDGPTAQELSAPINYGAYVYAQSGSSAVVSGSPADKAGIKQGDVITQVNGTNVTPLNSLSALLTQHKPGDNVNLTVYRGGKTMTVNVTLGTYPSS